A region of the Clostridium estertheticum subsp. estertheticum genome:
AATGTGCGAAGTTATACTTCAGGGAAATTACTAAACTGTTTGAGAATAACAATAGGAAGTAGAGAAGAAAATAACTGTTTATTAAAAAATATTATTTAAATTCACAAAGGAGCGAACTATATGATTCAAAGAGAAGCAAAAATATTAAGAAAAAGTAATGAAACTAATATTGAGGCACGTATAAATTTAGATGGAACTGGGAAATTTGAGGGTAATACAGGTATAGGCTTCTTTGATCATATGTTAAACCTTTTTGCAAAACATGGACTTCTAGATTTATATGTTAAGGCTGTGGGAGATTTATTTGTAGATTCTCATCATACTATTGAAGATGTAGGAATAGTGCTTGGACTTGCAATAAAGGAATCACTAAATGGCAAAGATGGGATAAAACGATATGGAACTAGTTTTGTACCTATGGATGAAACATTGGCTACAGTGTCACTAGATTTGAGTGGTAGACCTTACCTTGTATTCGATGCAAATTTTACAGTAGATAAAATTGGAGATTTTGATACCGAAATGGTGGAAGAATTTTTTAGGGCTTTAGCTATGAATAGTGGGATAACACTTCATGCAAGAATAATTTATGGGAAAAATAATCATCATATGGTTGAAGGCTTATTCAAAGCTTTTGGAAAAGCATTAAGTGAGGCCTCAACATATGACAGTAGGATAAAAGGTGTTATGTCTACAAAGGGATCTTTATAAGGAGGAAAACTATGATAGCAATAGTGGATTATGGTGTTGGAAATTTGAATAGCGTTCAAAATGCACTTAAATCATTGAATATTTTGTCGATTATATCATCAAATGCTGAGGAAATATCAAAATGTAGAAGCATTATTGTTCCAGGGGTAGGTGCCTTTCCAGATGCAATGAAGAATATGAAAGAGACTGGAATAGATGAGGTAATTAAACAGGCTGCTAAAGAAGGGAAACCAATACTTGGCATATGTCTTGGTATGCAACTTTTCTTTGATGAAAGTTGTGAGGTAGAGAAATGCCAGGGACTAGGATTATTAAAAGGAAACATCATAAAACTAGAGGGTTCTATAAAAATTCCACATATGGGATGGAATAGTTTATCCTTTGAAAATAATTCTCCCTTGCTTAGAGGTATAGAAGAAAATCAGTATGTATATTTTGTACATTCTTATTATGCAGTAAATTGTGAGGAGGGTATTGTAAATGCATATAGTATATATGAGAAAAAGATACCTGCAATTGTAAGTAAGGGCAATATATTTGGTATGCAGTTTCATCCAGAGAAAAGTGGAGATTTTGGGATGAAATTACTTAAAAACTTCGCGGAGGTAGTGTAATGAAAATATTTCCAGCAATAGATTTAAAAGATGGAAAATGTGTTAGACTTTTTAAGGGTGAATTTATGTCAGCGAAAGTTGTAGGGGAAGATCCACTACAAACTGCCTTAAACTTTATGAATAAGGGAGCAGAATATTTGCATATGGTAGATCTAGATGGAGCATTAAGAGGATCTATTGAAAATTTAAATAGTATAAATAAAATAATAAATGATTTGAAAATCCCTATACAACTTGGCGGTGGAATTAGAAGCATAGATACCATAGACATGTTAATTAATAAAGGATTAAGTAGAGTTATACTAGGTACTGCAGCTTTAAATAATCCATCACTTGTAAAAGAAGCTGTTAAAAAATTTGGAGATAAAATTGCAATTGGAATAGATGCAAGAGAGGGTTTTGTAGCAGTAGAAGGTTGGCAAAAAAGTAGTAAAGTTGAATATATAGATTTTGCAAAACAAATGGAAAACATAGGCATAAAAACTATAATATTTACTGATATAAGTCGTGATGGAACTTTGACTGGACCTAATTTTGAGGCAACCGGGAAAATTAATGACGAGGTTTCTTGCGATATTATTGCATCTGGTGGCATGAAAAACATTGATGATATAAAGAAGCTTAAGGAAATGAATATATATGGAGCAATTATAGGAAAAGCTATTTACAGTGGAAATATATCACTTGAAGAAGCAATACTTGCGGGGAGGGCCTAGTCGATGCTTACTAAAAGAATAATTCCTTGTCTTGATGTAACTAATGGGAGAGTAATGAAAGGAATAAACTTTGTGAACTTAACTGACGTAGGAGATCCTGTTGAAATTGCAGAGTTCTACAACAGCGAAGGTGCAGATGAAATTGTATTTTTAGATATAACAGCCACTCATGAGGGAAGAAAAACAATGATAGATGTTATAAAAAGGACTGCTGAGAAAGTATTTATTCCTCTCACTGTAGGGGGAGGAATTAAAAGCTTAGAGGATTTTAAAGAAATACTTAGAGCAGGAGCTGATAAAATATCTATAAACTCTGCTGCAATTCGTAATCCTAAACTTATAACGCAGGCAGCATCAAAATATGGAAGCCAATGCGTTGTGGTTGCAATAGATGGAAAGAAAAATGAGAATAATATAGGATGGCATGTAGTTATAAATGGTGGAAGAATAAATACAGGGCTCGATGCAGTTAAATGGGCAAAAGAAGTTGAAGAACTAGGCGCAGGTGAAATACTTTTAACAAGTATGGATGCAGATGGAACAAAACAAGGGTATGATATAGAGTTTATAAATGCAATAACAGATATTGTAAATATACCTGTAGTTGCATCAGGTGGATGTGGGAAAATAGATGACTTTTATGATGTTTTTGAAAGGAGTGGAGCAGATGCTGCACTTGCGGCTTCTTTGTTTCATTACAAAGAACTATCAATTAGAGAAGTAAAAGAGTATCTTAAACAGAAAGATGTTGAAATTAGAATTTAGGAATAAAAAAAATAAAGAAATGTGGTGGTTAATTTGGAGAGTATAAACGAAATTCAATTTAATAATGGGTTAATACCTGCAATTATTCAGGAACAGTGTAGTGGAGAAGTTTTAATGCTTGCATATATGAATGAGGAGTCTTTAAAAAAAACAATGGAAACTGGAACTACTTGGTTTTTTAGCAGATCAAGAAATAAGCTGTGGAACAAGGGAGAAACTTCAGGGCATTTTCAATATGTAAAAAGTATAAGTTTCGATTGTGATGGAGATACAATTCTTATTAAAGCAAAGCAAGTAGGAGTTGCTTGTCATACTGGGAATAAAACTTGTTTTTACAGAGAAATATGGAAGCAGAAACCATAACTGAAAAAGCAATAACAATTAATGCTTTAAAATAAATATAAAAGGAGAATTGTAAAATGAGTGAAACTAATGTAGTACAGGAACTTTATAAGATAATTGAGGAAAGAAAAGCTAGCCCTATAGAAGGGTCATACACTAGTTATCTTTTTGAAGAAGGAATTGATAAAATTCTTAAAAAAGTTGGAGAAGAAAGTGCGGAAGTAATAATTAGCAGCAAAAACGATGACGATAATGAGACTGTTGGAGAAATATCAGACTTATTTTATCACACATTAGTACTTATGGTGGCAAAGGGTATAAAAATAGATGATGTTGTAGCTGAACTAGAAAAAAGACGTGGGAAGATATGCAATAAAAAACAAAAGAGAGTAGATATTGAAAGTATACACTAGGCTATTAAAAACTAATCTTAAAAACAAATAAAAACATCCAATATTGCAATTGGATGTTTTTATTTGTTTAGTTATTTATATTAATTAAGTTATTATTTCTTACTTAAAATTTTAAAACTAAATTAACCAAACATAGCAACGACTGCGAATGCTCCAGCAAGACCACCACAAATTGGAGCTACTACTGGTATCCAAGCATATCCCCAATTAGAATCACCTTTACCAGCGATTGGTAATATTGCATGAGCTATTCTTGGTCCTAAATCCCTTGCAGGGTTAATCGCATATCCAGTTGGACCTCCTAAACATAAACCAATTACTAAAATTACAAATGCTGCAATAAGTGGACCAAATCCAGGAGATGATTTTGTTTGAGCAACTCCTAGTAATGCAAATACTAATACAAATGTACCTATAAATTCTGATAAAAAGTTTGCTGGTGTACATTTAATTCTAGGTGCTGTGCAGAATACAGCAAGTTTTCCTGCTTTGTTATCTGTAACTGCCCAATGAGGGTAATACATAAGCCAAACTAGAACTCCACCGACTATTCCTCCAAGCATCTCAGCTGCGATATAACCAGGTACTACTGACCATGATAAATTACCAATAGCAGCGAGTGCTATAGTAAGTGCAGGATTAAATGACGCACCACTAGCTGGTCCGAAGATGTAGGCCGGAATACCGACTGCAAATGCCCAACCAAAAGCTATAACTATTAATCCACCATCATGTCCATTTGTATCATCTAAAACTACATTTGCAACTACGCCATCACCAAGAAGAATTAGTAATGCTGTTCCGAAAAACTCTGCATAATATTGTAACATAATATTATCCCCCTATATAAATTATTTAGTCCAGAAGTAAAATACATTAAGCATTCTACTTCTGATAATATGTTATATTTATTCTTCCCAATCCCTAGATCTACCGACAGCCTTATGCCATCCTTTTAAAAGTTTAGCTCTTTTTTCTTCATCCATTTTTGAACGGAAAGATTTTGATAATGCCCAGTTTTTTGAAATTTCTTCTTGACTCTTCCAATATCCAACTGCAAGGCCTGCTAAATATGCGGCACCTAAAGCTGTTGTTTCAATAACTTCTGGTCTATCAACTTGAACGTCTAATATATCTGACTGGAACTGCATTAAGAAGTTATTAGCACATGCACCACCGTCCACCCTTAATGATTTAAGTGTAATGCCTGAATCCTCTTGCATAGCTTTTAAAACATCATTTGTTTGATAAGCTAGAGATTCAAGGGCTGCTCTTATAAAGTGCTCCTTTTTAGTTCCACGAGTTAAACCAACTATTGTACCTCTTGCATAAGGATCCCAATATGGTGCACCAAGTCCAACAAAGGCAGGTACCATATATACACCGTCTGTATCTTCAACAGCAGTAGCGTATTCTTCTGATTCAGGTGAACTCTTAATCATCCTTAATTCGTCTCTTAACCATTGAATTGCAGCTCCTGCAACAAATACACTTCCCTCGAGAGCATAATTAATTTTACCATCAATACCATAAGCTATAGTTGTAAGTAAACCATTATGTGATTCAACTGCTTTTTCACCAGTGTTCATTAATAAGAAACAACCAGTACCATAAGTATTTTTAGCTGTTCCAGCCTCATAACAGGTCTGTCCAAATAATGCAGCTTGTTGATCTCCTGCAGCACCAGCTATTGCTATTGGAGAGCCAAATATTGAACTGTCAGTATATCCATAACAATAACTTGATGGTTTAACGTCTGCAAGCATTGATTTTGGTATATCTAGAGTTTTAAGTATTTCATCGTCCCATTTCAATTCATGAATGTTGAATAACATTGTTCTAGAAGCATTTGTATAATCGGTTACATGAACCTTTCCATTTGTTAATTTCCAAATCAACCATGTATCAATAGTACCAAATATTAAATTACCTTTGTTTGCTTCTTCTCTTGCGCCAGCAACATTATCTAGTATCCATTTAACTTTAGTACCAGAAAAATAAGCATCAAGTATGAGACCAGTTTTGTCTCTTGCTATTTTATCAAAGCCTGTAGCTTTTAGTTCATCACATATACCAGCTGTTCTTCTGCATTGCCAAACAATTGCGTTATAAACTGGAACACCAGTGTTTTTATTCCAAACTACTGTAGTTTCTCTTTGATTAGTTATACCAATGGCAGAAATATCTTTTGCTGTTACACCAATTTTGGCCATAGCTTCTTGTGCTACCCCTAATTGAGTAGCCCAAATTTCCATAGGATCGTGTTCAACCCAACCTGGTTTAGGAAATATTTGTGTGAATTCTTTTTGAGCTACACTTACAATTAGTCCTTCTTTGTTAAACAAAATACATCTTGAACTTGTTGTTCCTTGGTCTAATGCAATTACATACTGAGCCATAATTTTTACACCCCTCATTAATTTAATTTGGTAACCGTTTACTTAGAATTTATAAAAACCACGATATTATATTGAATAATATCGTGAATCTTTCATTAATATAATACTAATATATTGTAATGATAATCGTATTATACCACGTAAATATTCTTAGTGGCTATAATATTTACTCCTGTATTAAGTACATTTTCGAGAACCACATCACCTATATGAATAGGAGCTTTCATTACAATACCTTTTAATGCTTTTACACAATCAAACATTAAATCCTTTGGTATATCACTCTGCGTTTTTACAGGAAGTACTTTAGCGTTTCCTCCAGAAACAAAAACAGATGAAGTGACAATTCTTGTAGGATTAGTACATTCTTTCTTACCGTAAGTCTCACCAATTTTGCAATTATTTCCTGATACGCTTATAACTTCTTTGCCCTTAAGTTCTACTGTAAGAGCACAACCTACAGGACAGCCTATGCACGTCAATTCCCTTGTACTCATAATATATTACTCCTTTTCAACTTTAATAGTAATTTTTTTGCAGTCACTATATTTATCAAAAACTGCCTTAGTTAATTTAACACTTTCCATTTCACCTGGTGTAAGTATCTTTTTCTTTAAATGCATCTCTCGAACATCATCAAAGTAGACAGATATATAAGCAGCTGTATGGACTTCGCCTACTCTAAATCTAACATCTATTGCTTTACCTATGTTTTTAGGATTAATAGTACTTGGTACTGTATACCTAACTCCACCAGTTGCGATTACTTCAACACTCTGTCCCTCCTGGTGAATTCCTTTTATACAATCAGCAGCATTTTTACCAGCAGTATAACTTTCAGTGGTTACATTATCTACTAAATCATGAACGTGAAGCACATTACCACAGGTAAATATTCCAGGAATACTTGTCTGCATACTTTCATCGACTATTGGTCCACCTGTAACTTTATTAAGTACGATATTTGCTTTTCTAGAAAGCTCATTCTCAGGAAGAAGTCCAACAGATAATAATAGGGTGTCACAAGCAATGTATTCCTCAGTCCCATTTATTGGTTTTCTGTTAGCATCAACCTTGGCAATAGTAACGCCGCAAAGTCTGTCATGACCATGTATATTTATTATAGTTGTGCTTAATTTTAAAGGAATGTTAAAATCATCTAAACACTGTACGATGTTTCTCTTAAGTCCGCTTGAATGGGGCATTAATTCTACACAAGCTTTTACTTTTGCGCCTTCAAGAGTCATCCGTCTTGCCATTATAAGACCAATATCTCCAGAACCAAGGATTACTACTTCTTTTCCTGGCATTAATCCTTCAGCATTAACATATTTTTGCGCTGTCCCAGCAGTATAAATACCTGCACACCTTGAACCTGGAATGTTTAAAGCTCCTCTTGGTCTTTCACGACATCCCATAGCTAGTATAATAGCGTTTGCCTTAAGTTCTAAAATACCATCTTCTGTATTTACAGCTGTAACTTGTTTATCCGAATTTACATCTAAAACCATTGTATTTAGTTTATACTCAATTTTAAGATCAGTAGCTTTATCTATAAACCTTTGTGAATACTCTGGTCCGGTAAGCTCTTCTTTAAATGTATGCAAACCAAATCCATTATGAATACATTGGTTTAAAATGCCACCTAGTTGATTATCTCTTTCTAAAATTAAAATACTGTCTATTCCTTGGTCCTTTGCAGAAACTGCAGCTGCAAGTCCTGCTGGACCTCCACCAATTATGATTAAATCATATTCTTGCATATTTATTCCTTCCTCTCTATACTTAAAATTTATCTTTTATAAAGATTGTTTATTTGTTCCAGTTATCAAAATAGAATTTCCACCGGATTTTGTAACTTCAGAGCGAGGTATATTAAGTTCTTTTGCTAAAATGTCTACAACTTTTGTTGAACAGAAACCAGATTGACATCTACCCATTCCAGCCCTTGTACGAAGCTTAACTCCATCAAGTGTTCTTGCTCCTAGAGGTCTTCTTATAGCGTCTATAATTTCGCCTTCTGTTACAGTTTCGCATCTACAAATAACTGTTCCATATTCAGGTATTTCTTTAATGATTGCTTTTCGCTCTTCATTAGACATTTCTCTGAATTTTCTTATACCTTTTCTTATTGGATTAAATTTTAAGTTTTTTCCTGGATTTAATTTATTTGTTACCATATCAACTACCATTAAAGCTATACTTGGAGCACTACTTAATCCTGGGGATGCTATTGATGCTACATTGATAAAGTCCTTAGCATCAGATGCTTCTTCAATAATAAAATCATCTGTTTCAGTATGAGCTCTATTTCCTGCGAAAGAAGTTATAACCATATTCATAGGGAATTGCATTTCAATGCTTAATTGAGCCTTTTTAATAATATCATCAATACCATCACGAGTTGTATCCAAATCTGCTTTGTCTTCTAAATCAACTGCATTAGGTCCAATTAGCAGATTACCATCAACAGTTGGTGTAACTAGAACTCCTTTTCCAAGTTTAGTTGGAAGTTGAAAAATAGTATTTTTTATTAAAGATCCAGCAGTTCTGTCAAATAAAACATATTCGCCTCGTCTTGGTATTATATTGATTTTGTTCTTGCTAACCATATTATTCATTTCACCTGAATATAAACCTGCAGCATTTATTACAATTTTTGTTTCAATATCACCTTTATTAGTTTTTATAATATATCCACTTGAGCTCTTTTCAATATTTTTAACTTCAGTTTCAAATTTAAATTCTACACCGTTATTATATGAATTTTCAGCTAGAGCAATAGTCATTTCGTAAGGACAAACTATTCCTCCGTTTGGAGCATAAAGTGCACCAACACAATGCTTTGTTACATTTGGTTCCATTTCTCTAACCTGATCACCATCAAGAATGACTAAATCAGGGACTCCATTTACTTTACCTTGTTCTAGTAAAAGTTCAAGATCAGGCATATTCTTGTTATCGAAACACAGAACCAAAGAACCATTCCTCTTAAATGGGAAATCTAATTCCTTTGCAAGGTCCGTAAACATTGCATTACCTTTTGCGTTTAATTTTCCTTTCAAAGTACTTGGCTTAGCATCAAAACCACCATGTACAATTGCACTGTTTGCTTTTGTTGTACCAGAAGCAACATCACTAGATCTTTCAATTACACAAGTTTTTACATTATATTTAGATAACTCTCTTGATATTGAGCAGCCTATAACACCTGCGCCAATAATAGTTACATCAAACATCATTTAACCTCCTAAATGCAAATAAAAAGAGAACCTTGATTAATGGACATAACATGTCCATAGATCAAGGCTCTCTTTTCTCCGCCTTTACTTATTTAAATACATATTATCATACTAATTAGACGATTACAAGGGGAAATACTAAAAAATACGTAAATTCTAAACGATAACATAATAATATAAAATTCTTGAATGAAAAATAATACTGTGATAAACTGAGCATAATAAAATAAACATGACTATAATTGAGATACAATTTAAGGTAACATAAATTATGGTCTAAAATAAATTTTTTGGAGGAAATATCATTGGTGAATTTGGAACAACTGTTAATAGAAAACCCAGTTATTGCGGCAATAAGAAATGATAAAGATTTGGAAAAAGTAATTCTTAGCAAAGTTCTTATTGTGTTTGTCTTATATGGAAGCATAATGAACATTAAGGAAATATGTGAGAGACTTAAAGAAGCGGGGAAAATAGTATTTATTCATGTTGATTTAATAGAAGGAGTAAAGGGTGATTATGCAGGACTGCTCTTTATAAAACAATGTGGAGATCCATATGGAATAATAAGCACAAGGCCTACTAATATAAAAAACGGAAAAAAATTAGGGCTTAGCGTTATTCAAAGAATATTTGTATTAGATTCTTTGTCACTTGAGACAGGAATAAGAAATATACAATCAATTCTCCCAGATGCTGTAGAACTTTTACCTGGCATTGCAAGTAATATTATTAAAAGTATGGAAAACGAAGTACGAGTACCTATTATAGCAGGAGGATTAATTCAAACTAAGAAGGATATAATGCAGGCAATTGGTGCAGGGGCAATGGCTATTTCAACATCAAAACAAGAATTATGGGGTTTATCAGAGCAGTAGTTTAAATATAAAGAAAAAAAAGTAATAGACGATACAAAACATATAGGTTGAAATATAGAAAATAACAACTATATCAATAATATGATATAGTTGTTATTAATTATATACTAGGGTAGGGGACGTTAAATTATGTTAGAAATTGATGATAAGGCTTTAAACTATGTTCAAGGAAAAAATTTATGCTTTGTTGTAAGTGTTGAAAATACAGCTGTAGAGTGTGATTGTTCGAATACTAAAGGTATCACAACTTAGTATATTTTGTACGTTTGGTATATGCTATATAATATTTTATTATATTATGAAAAAACTAATAACTAATAATAGGAAGTGAATAATATTGAATACAACAATAACATTAGTAAGACATGGTGAAACCAACTGGAATGTTCTAGGGAAATTCCAAGGGTGTAAAGATATTATTCTATCAAATGAGGGAATACTTCAAGCACAATATTTAAATGAAAGATTTCAAAACAAATTTGATTATATTTATACAAGTCCGTTAAAGAGAGCACATGAAACAGCAGAAATCATATCCAAAGGTAGTGATATTATACCTATGATTGAACCAGGTATAAAAGAAATAGATTTTGGAGAGTGGGAAGGTCTTACCATTAAGGAAGTTGAAACAAACTATCCAAAAGAATTGGTTTTATGGAGATCCGATGAACTTAATGGCCCTATGTGCGGTGGAGAAATAAGTCTTAAAATTGCTAGTATGCGGGCTAAGAAGGCAATCTTAAAAATCGCAACTAAGCATCCTGGGAAAAAAATTATAATAGTAGCTCATGGCGGAATTATTAAAGCTGGGCTACTAGGCATATTTGACCTTAAAATGACTATGTATCATAAAATAATTTTAGGTAATACCTCAGTATGTAAAATAATTTTTGATAATGAATTAAATCCTAAAATAATTACATTAAATGATACAAGCCATCTTCCTGACAACTATAGGATAAAATCTTATGTTTAGAATATTAAGAATTTAAAGGCAAATCCTTGACAAATACTCCAGTTTGTTATAGTATTTAAACATTAAAGAATTTACAGGTACTAATTATAATTTGTGAGGTATTATTATGAAAAATATCATTATTAAAGAAATCACTAAAAAAGTATATTTTTATTTTAGCTGGGGCTATCGTTATTTTAGCATTGGTTACTTTTTGTGCAAAAAAATATATAAGATTTCTTTAAATAATGAGTTTAGAAATAAAACTATAATACCGGCTTATGCTGAATTATAGAAAGTAAACTAAGTCTGTACGCAAGGAAGACTCATTATAGGGGTTCCATCTTTTTAACAAGGAGGTCCCATTATAATGGGGCTTCCTTTTTTTTATAATTCTTTATAACAAATTATAAGTTAAGTATATTTTTTAAGCTAAGTTTAAAGTAATATTTTAGGAGGAGTTTTATATGGTAATCGTAATGAAAGCAAATGCGAAAGAGAATCAAATTTTGGCTATGAAGAAAAAATTAGAGGAATTAGGTTTCATGGTTCATGTTTCTAAGGGAGAAAGTCATTGTGTTTTAGGGCTCGTTGGAGATACAACTACAATAAACGAAAGTCAAATTGAGGCAGTAGAGTGTGTTGATAAGGTTATGAGAGTACAGGCACCTTACAAAAGAGGTAACAGACTATTTCATCCAGATGATTCAATAATAAAGGTAGATGAGCTAACAATTGGTGGAAAAGAACTAGCGATAATAGCGGGGCCTTGCGCTGTTGAAAGTGAAGAGCAATTAATACATATTGCAAAAGATGTAAAAAGAGCAGGAGCTAATTTCCTAAGAGGAGGGGCTTACAAACCAAGAACTTCACCATACAGTTTTCAAGGAATGGAAGAAGAAGGGCTAAAAATATTATTAGAGGCTAAAAAAATAACAGGACTCCCAATAGTAACCGAAGTTATGAGTGTTGAACTTGTTGATAAAATATCTCAATATGCTGATGTTTTACAAATTGGTGCTAGGAATATGCAAAATTTCGATCTTTTAAAGGAAGTAGGAAGATGTAATAAAACTATTTTATTAAAAAGAGGTATGAGTGCAACAATTGAAGAGTTACTTATGTCTGCTGAGTACATAATGTCTGAGGGTAATGAAAAAGTAGTTTTATGCGAAAGAGGAATTAGGACATTTGAAACTTTTACAAGAAATACTTTGGATTTAAGTGCAATTCCTGTACTTAAGAAACTTAGTCATTTACCAGTTATAGTAGATCCAAGTCATGCTGCTGGAAAATGGTGGTTAGTAGAGCCACTTGCAAAAGCTGCTATAGCAGTTGGTGCAGATGGTCTTGAAATTGAAGTACACTATGATCCTGCTAATGCACTTAGTGATGGCCCTCAATCTTTAAAACCTGAAAAATTCGAAGCTCTTATGGACTCAATAAGA
Encoded here:
- the aroF gene encoding 3-deoxy-7-phosphoheptulonate synthase; protein product: MVIVMKANAKENQILAMKKKLEELGFMVHVSKGESHCVLGLVGDTTTINESQIEAVECVDKVMRVQAPYKRGNRLFHPDDSIIKVDELTIGGKELAIIAGPCAVESEEQLIHIAKDVKRAGANFLRGGAYKPRTSPYSFQGMEEEGLKILLEAKKITGLPIVTEVMSVELVDKISQYADVLQIGARNMQNFDLLKEVGRCNKTILLKRGMSATIEELLMSAEYIMSEGNEKVVLCERGIRTFETFTRNTLDLSAIPVLKKLSHLPVIVDPSHAAGKWWLVEPLAKAAIAVGADGLEIEVHYDPANALSDGPQSLKPEKFEALMDSIRVIAKTQNKIV
- a CDS encoding NAD(P)/FAD-dependent oxidoreductase encodes the protein MFDVTIIGAGVIGCSISRELSKYNVKTCVIERSSDVASGTTKANSAIVHGGFDAKPSTLKGKLNAKGNAMFTDLAKELDFPFKRNGSLVLCFDNKNMPDLELLLEQGKVNGVPDLVILDGDQVREMEPNVTKHCVGALYAPNGGIVCPYEMTIALAENSYNNGVEFKFETEVKNIEKSSSGYIIKTNKGDIETKIVINAAGLYSGEMNNMVSKNKINIIPRRGEYVLFDRTAGSLIKNTIFQLPTKLGKGVLVTPTVDGNLLIGPNAVDLEDKADLDTTRDGIDDIIKKAQLSIEMQFPMNMVITSFAGNRAHTETDDFIIEEASDAKDFINVASIASPGLSSAPSIALMVVDMVTNKLNPGKNLKFNPIRKGIRKFREMSNEERKAIIKEIPEYGTVICRCETVTEGEIIDAIRRPLGARTLDGVKLRTRAGMGRCQSGFCSTKVVDILAKELNIPRSEVTKSGGNSILITGTNKQSL
- a CDS encoding glycerol-3-phosphate responsive antiterminator, with the protein product MNLEQLLIENPVIAAIRNDKDLEKVILSKVLIVFVLYGSIMNIKEICERLKEAGKIVFIHVDLIEGVKGDYAGLLFIKQCGDPYGIISTRPTNIKNGKKLGLSVIQRIFVLDSLSLETGIRNIQSILPDAVELLPGIASNIIKSMENEVRVPIIAGGLIQTKKDIMQAIGAGAMAISTSKQELWGLSEQ
- a CDS encoding histidine phosphatase family protein, with amino-acid sequence MNTTITLVRHGETNWNVLGKFQGCKDIILSNEGILQAQYLNERFQNKFDYIYTSPLKRAHETAEIISKGSDIIPMIEPGIKEIDFGEWEGLTIKEVETNYPKELVLWRSDELNGPMCGGEISLKIASMRAKKAILKIATKHPGKKIIIVAHGGIIKAGLLGIFDLKMTMYHKIILGNTSVCKIIFDNELNPKIITLNDTSHLPDNYRIKSYV